A window from Gallus gallus isolate bGalGal1 chromosome 7, bGalGal1.mat.broiler.GRCg7b, whole genome shotgun sequence encodes these proteins:
- the LOC121113381 gene encoding titin-like has translation MPVAAPKKPEPAPAQAPEVPRKATREEKLPVVTAKAPEPPTARVPVMPEAEVPEEEEEEEAPEEAVPVAEPEAPEAAPAEVPEVVEEEEEPKEEVPVVVPKKPVPVPKKPVPVPKKPEAPEAKVLKVPKKAVPQEKEPVAEPKKQELLPGKGMSISVST, from the exons ATGCCTGTAGCTGCGCCAAAAAAGCCAGAGCCAGCACCAGCCCAAG CACCCGAAGTGCCCAGGAAGGCTACTCGAGAAGAAAAACTACCTGTGGTCACTGCCAAAGCACCTGAGCCTCCCACAGCCAGAG TGCCTGTGATGCCGGAGGCAGAGGTCCcggaagaggaagaggaggaggaagcaccGGAAGAGGCAGTACCAGTGGCAGAGCCTGAAGCGCCAGAAGCTGCTCCAGCTGAAG TGCCTGAGGTggttgaggaggaggaggagccaAAAGAAGAGGTTCCAGTGGTTGTTCCCAAGAAGCCTGTGCCAGTCCCCAAgaaacctgtgccagtgcccaagAAGCCAGAAGCTCCTGAAGCTAAAG TGCTTAAGGTGCCCAAGAAAGCTGTTCCACAAGAAAAAGAGCCTGTTGCTGAACCcaaaaaacaggaattattgCCAGGCAAAGGTATGTCTATTAGTGTATCAACATAG